A window of the Deinococcus gobiensis I-0 genome harbors these coding sequences:
- a CDS encoding NAD(P)/FAD-dependent oxidoreductase — translation MTSGTHSDILVVGGGPAGLYAAFYAAWRGLGVRLLEARGELGGQLTALYPDKRVYDVPGLPETRAADIVAGQVRQLDGLDVTTELRTVARGLEARPGGGWTVRTDRGDFTAGAVILTAGMGALLPREARVPGAASHPDVRSDVPEPAELAGRRVLVVGGVPQATRAALELAQAGAAVTLTHRRLGFRGSPDELAALEEARAGGRLSVLAPAVLVNLVPGGAHLTVDGEQVRVPADTVLSLGGYLPDLAPIQGWPLGWQGEYVPDGPGGQTALPGVYVAGDLAQSGGDFKLISLAYAQAAMAANHAAHHVRPELRVRPGHSSEKRMQD, via the coding sequence ATGACGAGCGGGACACACAGCGACATTCTGGTGGTGGGCGGCGGCCCGGCGGGGCTGTACGCGGCCTTCTACGCGGCGTGGCGCGGCCTGGGCGTGCGGCTGCTCGAGGCGCGGGGCGAGCTGGGCGGGCAGCTCACGGCGCTCTACCCCGATAAGCGGGTCTACGACGTGCCGGGCCTGCCCGAGACCCGCGCGGCCGATATCGTGGCCGGGCAGGTGCGGCAACTCGACGGCCTGGACGTGACCACCGAACTGCGCACCGTGGCGCGCGGCCTGGAAGCGCGGCCGGGGGGTGGCTGGACCGTGCGCACCGACCGGGGCGACTTCACGGCGGGCGCGGTGATCCTGACGGCGGGTATGGGGGCGCTGCTGCCGCGTGAGGCGCGGGTACCGGGCGCCGCCTCGCACCCCGACGTGCGCAGCGACGTGCCCGAGCCCGCCGAGCTGGCGGGCCGGCGCGTGCTGGTCGTGGGGGGCGTGCCGCAGGCCACCCGCGCCGCGCTGGAACTGGCGCAGGCCGGGGCCGCCGTGACCCTCACGCACCGCCGCCTGGGCTTCCGGGGCAGTCCCGACGAGCTCGCCGCGCTGGAAGAGGCGCGGGCCGGGGGGCGCCTGAGCGTGCTGGCCCCGGCCGTGCTCGTCAACCTCGTGCCGGGGGGCGCCCACCTGACGGTGGACGGCGAACAGGTACGCGTTCCGGCCGACACGGTCCTGAGCCTGGGGGGCTACCTTCCCGACCTCGCCCCCATCCAGGGCTGGCCGCTGGGCTGGCAGGGCGAGTACGTCCCCGACGGTCCGGGCGGCCAGACCGCGCTGCCCGGCGTGTACGTGGCGGGCGACCTCGCACAGTCGGGCGGCGACTTCAAGCTCATCTCGCTGGCCTATGCCCAGGCGGCGATGGCGGCCAACCACGCCGCGCACCACGTCCGCCCCGAGCTGCGGGTGCGGCCCGGCCACAGCAGCGAGAAGCGGATGCAGGACTGA